From a region of the Mycoplasma miroungigenitalium genome:
- a CDS encoding glycosyltransferase family A protein produces MKLSIITPAINDWKELDYLLQTLKLQDNQDFETICVITKPSKKMYQILENALQFFGSRFKFIVNMKRKSIQSDIVAALHLVKNNYVYILNADAMIKKNFVRTVTNKLNDVQPDIIEFKPVLTGSIKWKPMPRLESDVLMNISSNPKFVAYAFPFIFNKIFKKSFIEQFARYRVKELNDTKFATELLYFMLVNATTYQFWNIQLVKENISSATWFTPRNFVAQFRIIENYLETTNTKLTQELAYAQLYFLQIVLAGFLDSWEFSVFKVLQYIFESRSDFSEKRADKYLEDLQKYLTKYHNENQQVFLTNIYLNTQNPESTYLKKLPEFRKTEPIYKSL; encoded by the coding sequence ATGAAATTATCAATTATTACCCCAGCAATCAATGATTGAAAGGAATTAGATTATCTTTTACAAACATTAAAGCTACAAGATAATCAAGATTTTGAAACAATTTGCGTTATTACAAAACCATCTAAAAAGATGTATCAAATTCTTGAAAATGCTTTACAGTTTTTTGGTTCAAGATTTAAGTTTATAGTGAACATGAAACGTAAAAGTATTCAAAGTGACATAGTAGCTGCATTGCATTTAGTCAAAAATAATTATGTATATATTTTGAACGCAGACGCAATGATTAAGAAAAATTTTGTTAGAACAGTGACCAACAAACTTAATGATGTTCAACCCGATATCATTGAATTTAAACCGGTGTTAACAGGTTCGATTAAATGAAAACCTATGCCAAGATTAGAATCTGATGTTTTAATGAATATCAGTTCAAACCCTAAATTTGTAGCCTATGCTTTTCCATTTATTTTTAACAAAATTTTTAAAAAATCATTCATTGAACAATTTGCAAGATATCGTGTTAAAGAACTTAATGACACAAAATTTGCTACCGAATTATTGTATTTTATGTTAGTAAATGCTACTACATATCAATTTTGAAATATTCAATTAGTTAAAGAAAATATTTCTTCAGCTACTTGATTTACACCAAGAAATTTCGTTGCTCAATTTAGAATAATTGAAAATTATCTTGAAACAACCAATACTAAGTTAACTCAAGAACTGGCATATGCTCAATTATATTTCTTGCAAATAGTCTTGGCAGGATTCTTAGATTCATGAGAATTCTCAGTATTTAAAGTGTTACAATACATATTTGAATCTCGTAGTGATTTCTCAGAGAAAAGAGCTGATAAATATTTAGAAGATTTACAAAAATATTTAACGAAATATCACAATGAAAATCAACAAGTATTTTTAACTAATATTTATCTAAATACTCAAAACCCAGAATCAACATATTTAAAGAAACTGCCTGAATTTAGAAAAACTGAACCTATTTATAAATCTCTATAA
- a CDS encoding RDD family protein yields MTKLLHKNVTFWHRFAANIIDFCLFSIILILLYKSFIISRQKLTVIDWYSFLAMGLLINYSLFIMIPYFWNGRSLGQIILRIQILNTKPTNKILNILRTNIPSWGLYSLITLLFLCGVMPWQIDFISSLNDISNFINDPNLPLNLRFIARIIATLSGFWSIINLLNYCFILASKNRRGIYDRILGFRIVYIKHYSVSQKMDEIKLIPHQVNKTEIIFHEEEHE; encoded by the coding sequence ATGACGAAATTACTTCATAAAAATGTTACATTTTGACATCGTTTTGCTGCCAATATAATTGATTTTTGTTTATTTTCGATAATTTTAATTCTTCTATACAAATCATTTATAATCTCACGCCAAAAACTAACTGTCATTGATTGATATAGTTTTTTGGCCATGGGATTGTTAATTAACTATTCATTATTTATTATGATTCCTTATTTTTGGAATGGTCGAAGTCTAGGCCAAATAATATTAAGAATTCAAATATTGAATACTAAGCCAACTAATAAAATACTTAATATTTTGAGAACAAATATCCCTAGTTGAGGTTTGTATTCATTAATCACTTTACTATTTCTATGCGGCGTAATGCCTTGACAAATAGATTTTATATCATCACTCAATGATATTTCAAACTTTATAAATGACCCTAATTTACCATTAAACCTAAGATTTATTGCTAGAATTATCGCAACATTATCTGGGTTTTGGTCAATTATAAACCTTTTAAATTACTGTTTTATCTTAGCATCAAAAAATAGACGTGGGATTTATGACCGGATTCTAGGATTTAGAATCGTATATATCAAACACTACAGCGTTTCCCAAAAGATGGACGAAATAAAACTAATACCACATCAGGTTAATAAAACTGAAATCATTTTTCACGAGGAGGAACATGAATAA
- a CDS encoding ATP-dependent helicase, whose amino-acid sequence MNKTAQILEGLNKEQKEALLYFDGPLRIIAGAGSGKTRVLTRKIAYLINELGIAPAEILALTFTNKAANEMSQRIRQYTTVEPSKIQVSTFHSLCSRILRKEAFHLNLDNDFQIIDAVDQKTIMKRIFSELQLGEIDGAFNSSEILKMISLAKNKNYTADELVHELNEDSPEDQTINEAIGKIFTRYNEYLQNQKSLDFDDLIIKVHNLFVNKPDIAKIWANNYSYIMVDEFQDTSRMQYEIVKRLTSPDTQLTIVGDPDQTIYTWRGADVNLILNFDKDFANTKTIILNENYRSTQTILDAANSLIKYNKNRFSKDLITNNEKGEPIEYMHAFSNEAEARWVVQTINRLKKQKIQLKNIAIFYRSNYYSRPFEEELIKENINHKIFNGQKFFQRKEIKDALAYLRLIYDGLDLSLLRIINTPARKIGKQTLSNLQKFAESKSLSLYESLNTYVKELPATNEVKMNVARLMSTVNKYRMALKTNAIHLVLEKFLTTIGYFDYLATDVTLKGTGKDNVNELIRSIKNWENNNKGKNIKDYLEFVSLLSAGDDYDNSTNYVTLMTVHSAKGLEFDNIFMVGMSEQIFPHHHALNSSNREHLEEERRLAYVGITRAKQRLFISDSRGYLIGTNTEKEPSRFIAETGLDINKFILQRNIIDTDFNELTDEKSIKDINRSMVVGDIIAHTHFGEGTVLEVRGDTIVVRFVSSNSEKTLSKNHPSIRLLRQEGTN is encoded by the coding sequence ATGAATAAGACTGCCCAAATACTAGAAGGCCTAAATAAAGAACAAAAAGAAGCTTTATTATATTTTGATGGGCCATTAAGAATCATTGCTGGTGCCGGATCAGGTAAAACTAGAGTTTTAACTCGTAAAATTGCCTATTTAATTAATGAATTAGGTATTGCCCCTGCTGAAATATTGGCTTTAACATTTACCAATAAAGCAGCAAATGAAATGAGTCAACGTATCAGACAATACACAACAGTCGAACCATCAAAAATTCAGGTCTCAACATTTCACTCACTATGTTCTAGGATTTTAAGAAAAGAAGCTTTTCATTTAAATTTGGATAATGATTTTCAAATTATTGATGCCGTTGACCAAAAAACAATTATGAAACGCATTTTCAGTGAATTGCAACTTGGCGAAATAGACGGAGCATTCAATTCTAGCGAAATTTTGAAAATGATTTCGTTAGCCAAAAACAAGAATTACACTGCAGACGAACTAGTTCACGAATTAAACGAAGATTCGCCTGAAGATCAAACCATTAATGAAGCGATTGGTAAAATTTTTACACGCTATAATGAATATTTACAAAATCAAAAAAGTTTAGATTTTGATGATTTAATCATTAAAGTTCATAATTTATTTGTAAATAAACCTGACATAGCAAAAATTTGAGCAAATAATTATTCATACATTATGGTCGATGAGTTTCAAGATACATCTCGTATGCAATACGAAATAGTTAAAAGATTAACAAGTCCTGACACACAATTAACAATTGTTGGTGATCCAGATCAAACGATATACACATGACGTGGTGCTGATGTTAATTTGATCTTGAATTTTGATAAAGATTTTGCAAATACAAAAACTATAATTCTAAACGAAAATTACCGTTCAACACAAACAATTCTTGATGCTGCTAACAGTCTAATTAAATATAATAAAAATAGATTTAGCAAAGACTTAATCACAAACAACGAAAAAGGTGAACCTATTGAATATATGCATGCTTTTAGCAATGAAGCAGAAGCTAGATGAGTTGTTCAAACAATTAATCGTTTGAAAAAGCAAAAAATTCAACTTAAAAATATCGCTATATTCTACCGTTCAAATTATTATTCAAGACCTTTTGAAGAAGAACTGATTAAAGAAAATATTAACCATAAAATTTTCAATGGCCAAAAATTCTTCCAACGCAAAGAAATTAAAGACGCTTTAGCTTACTTACGTTTAATTTATGATGGGTTAGATTTGTCTTTATTAAGAATTATTAATACTCCCGCAAGAAAAATTGGGAAACAAACACTGTCTAATCTTCAAAAGTTTGCTGAATCTAAGTCATTAAGCCTTTATGAATCACTTAATACTTATGTTAAAGAATTACCTGCTACCAATGAAGTTAAAATGAATGTCGCTCGTTTAATGTCTACGGTTAATAAATACCGCATGGCTCTAAAAACAAATGCTATTCATCTAGTGTTGGAAAAATTTCTAACAACAATCGGTTACTTTGATTATTTAGCAACTGATGTTACATTAAAGGGAACCGGTAAAGATAATGTTAATGAGCTAATCCGTTCTATAAAAAACTGAGAAAACAATAATAAAGGTAAAAATATCAAAGACTATTTAGAATTTGTTTCCTTATTATCGGCCGGTGATGATTATGATAACTCAACAAACTACGTAACCTTAATGACTGTGCATTCAGCCAAAGGTCTTGAATTCGACAATATTTTCATGGTTGGGATGTCGGAACAAATTTTCCCACATCACCACGCATTAAATTCAAGCAATCGTGAACACCTAGAAGAAGAGAGAAGACTTGCTTATGTTGGTATAACACGTGCAAAACAAAGACTTTTTATTTCTGATTCTCGGGGCTATCTAATTGGAACCAACACCGAAAAAGAACCTTCTCGTTTCATTGCAGAAACTGGATTAGATATTAATAAATTTATCCTACAGAGAAACATAATTGATACAGATTTCAATGAATTAACTGATGAAAAATCAATCAAAGATATCAATCGTTCTATGGTTGTTGGTGATATTATTGCCCATACACATTTTGGTGAAGGGACCGTTCTTGAAGTTAGGGGAGATACAATAGTGGTTCGTTTTGTTTCATCTAATTCAGAAAAAACCCTATCTAAAAACCACCCTTCAATTAGATTGTTACGCCAAGAAGGTACCAATTAA
- the asnS gene encoding asparagine--tRNA ligase yields MDKYSIRELLEKPEKFNNKQITMSAWVSANRGNKKIRFIELNDGSTVNNLQVIFKGQEFNFDELDQIHNGAAVAVDGTVSLTPNAPQPLEVIASKINILRDTDLDYPIQKQTINLETLREIPHLRHRTNIIRTTMIIRSALALEMHNYFNENGFLYFNAPIITSNDGEGAGETFEVSDSNSKNPFFGDDRKPTLGVTGQLHAESYVVGFKKVYTFAPTFRAEHSNTKKHAAEFWMIEPEMAFADLKDIINLADDCLKTVIKRTIEKHPNEFDYLTRNVDSNLLTRLNSFINTKLSVIDYRDALVELNKVKDRFEEQNIEFGLDFGTEHERYLAEQVFNGPVAVINFPKEFKAFYMHQNPDGNTVASFDLLVPGIGELVGGSQREVIYDKLLQRTKEVGINQEELQWYLDLRRFGDCGSSGFGIGFERLVMYVTGMDNIRDVIPYPRTSGNIKM; encoded by the coding sequence ATGGATAAATACTCAATAAGAGAATTATTAGAAAAACCAGAAAAATTTAACAATAAACAAATTACTATGAGCGCTTGAGTTTCGGCTAACCGCGGTAATAAAAAAATACGTTTTATCGAATTAAATGACGGGTCAACTGTAAATAACTTGCAAGTAATATTCAAAGGACAAGAATTTAACTTTGATGAATTAGATCAAATACACAACGGAGCAGCAGTTGCTGTCGACGGAACTGTATCACTAACACCCAATGCACCTCAACCGCTAGAGGTTATTGCATCAAAAATTAACATTTTAAGAGATACTGATTTGGATTACCCAATTCAAAAACAAACAATAAATCTTGAAACTTTAAGAGAAATACCCCACTTAAGACACAGAACAAACATCATTCGAACTACGATGATTATTAGATCGGCTTTAGCGTTAGAAATGCATAATTATTTCAATGAAAACGGATTTTTATACTTTAACGCCCCAATTATTACATCTAATGATGGTGAAGGAGCAGGAGAAACATTTGAGGTTTCAGATTCAAACTCTAAAAATCCATTTTTTGGTGATGATAGAAAACCAACTTTGGGAGTTACTGGTCAATTACACGCCGAGAGTTATGTAGTTGGATTTAAAAAAGTTTATACATTTGCGCCAACTTTCAGAGCTGAACACTCAAATACAAAAAAACATGCGGCTGAATTTTGAATGATTGAACCCGAAATGGCTTTTGCCGACTTAAAAGACATCATCAATTTAGCTGATGATTGTTTAAAAACAGTAATTAAAAGAACAATCGAAAAACATCCAAATGAATTCGATTATTTAACCAGAAACGTTGACTCTAACTTATTAACCAGACTAAATAGTTTTATTAACACAAAGTTAAGTGTTATAGACTATAGAGATGCATTAGTGGAATTAAACAAAGTAAAAGATAGATTCGAAGAACAAAATATCGAGTTTGGTTTAGATTTCGGAACTGAACACGAAAGATATCTAGCGGAACAAGTTTTTAACGGCCCAGTAGCAGTTATTAACTTCCCTAAGGAATTTAAAGCATTCTATATGCATCAAAATCCTGATGGTAATACCGTTGCATCATTTGACTTATTAGTGCCTGGTATCGGTGAATTGGTGGGCGGAAGCCAACGTGAAGTTATTTATGATAAATTGCTACAAAGAACTAAGGAAGTAGGAATAAATCAAGAGGAATTACAATGATATCTTGATTTAAGACGTTTCGGAGACTGTGGATCGAGCGGTTTTGGAATTGGATTCGAAAGATTGGTAATGTATGTTACTGGAATGGATAATATTAGAGATGTTATTCCATATCCACGTACCTCAGGCAATATTAAAATGTAA